In one window of Camelina sativa cultivar DH55 chromosome 15, Cs, whole genome shotgun sequence DNA:
- the LOC104744622 gene encoding sugar transporter ERD6-like 11 — MFQKKYRRTLVVGIGLMLIQQLCGASGITYYSNAIFRKSGFPERLGSMIFGVFVIPKSLVGLIFVDRWGRRPLLLASAVGMSIGSLLIGVSFTLQQMNVLPELTGVFVFVNILVYFGFSAIGIGGLPWVIMSEIFPINIKVSAGTIVALTSWTSGWFVSYAFNFMFEWSAPGTFYIFAAVGGLSLIFIWMVVPETKGKSLEELQASLTGIN, encoded by the exons ATGTTTCAGAAGAAGTATAGACGAACTCTTGTG gttggAATTGGTCTAATGTTGATACAACAATTATGTGGAGCTAGCGGCATCACATATTATTCAAATGCCATATTTAGAAAATCTG GCTTTCCAGAGAGACTTGGATCAATGATATTTGGTGTGTTCGTG ATCCCAAAGTCTTTGGTTGGTCTGATTTTTGTGGATAGATGGGGAAGACGACCACTCCTATTG GCTTCTGCTGTTGGTATGTCCATCGGGTCCTTGCTTATTGGAGTTAGCTTCACgttacag CAAATGAATGTGCTTCCTGAACTGACTGGAGTTTTCGTCTTCGTAAACATTCTG GTCTACTTCGGATTTAGTGCAATCGGTATAGGAGGGTTACCTTGGGTCATTATGTCTGAG ATCTTTCCGATAAACATAAAAGTTTCAGCAGGGACGATCGTAGCGTTAACATCATGGACTAGTGGGTGGTTCGTGAGTTACGCTTTCAACTTCATGTTCGAATGGAGCGCACCAG GAACGTTTTATATATTTGCGGCTGTGGGAGGACTGTCATTGATATTTATTTGGATGGTCGTACCGGAAACGAAAGGAAAATCACTGGAAGAGTTACAAGCTTCCCTTACCGGGATAAACTAA